A part of Melittangium boletus DSM 14713 genomic DNA contains:
- a CDS encoding PAS domain-containing sensor histidine kinase — MPLSQDPAPGSRDRSGLSRDNQDATGDVSRASPRLLRVLTEVQSDIIRGADSSRAMERLLTELQTLTGSDSVLLVEYLHPTGRTPSFRRVVGLPSDELEPTWEAPIPREGTCPAARDMRALLETVCATGAPAQTANPGTRRPLLGLPLEIEGTRVGALGLAGRPDGYDAGFIEFLQPVVLACGSFLWGWRNEQRRLQAEQEMRQQQHQSAERLRLVMDNIQDGAWDVDLRTGEIFANPRWLGMLGYGEGELQGGLQAWLELRHPEDVAHSDQVSFDHMEGRIPLIELEQRVRHRDGRWLWILTRAKVVARDAQGRPLRVVGTNVDITLHKLSKQRLQNLVDVLPDLVFRIGADGTYLDHYDKNQVELALPRQDIIGSNLRQLPMPPKMIDNLVQHVEKAIRDGTVEVVEYMMVMTQGPQYYELRSMRTSPDEVIAIVRNITERKLTEFRLLQQEEELRRHRDSLEELVRIRSEKLLRATLDLEEQQAQLVQSEKMASLGQMAAGVAHEINNPVSYVMSNLGTLDQYVSALMPLMEMLRELTSEGSGEPSPELLERMRELWRQEDVDYLLGDTPQLIEESLGGTRRIKEIVQSLRSFAREDTGEPQLVDVNEELASTLKIVWNELKYKCEVKRDFGPLPLVSCHPTQIAQVFTNLLVNAAQAIETRGEIRIRTRQEGGEVVVEIADTGKGMTQETLTKLFTPFFTTKPRGQGTGLGLSVSYGIITRHQGRIDVQSEPGKGSTFTIRLPATAHEARDAQ, encoded by the coding sequence ATGCCCCTCTCCCAAGATCCCGCTCCGGGTTCCCGGGATCGGTCTGGTCTGTCCCGGGACAACCAGGACGCCACCGGGGACGTCTCGCGCGCCAGCCCGCGATTGCTGCGCGTGCTGACCGAGGTGCAATCGGACATCATCCGTGGCGCGGACTCCTCGCGGGCCATGGAGCGGCTGCTGACCGAACTCCAGACGTTGACGGGCAGTGATTCCGTCCTCCTGGTCGAGTACCTCCATCCCACCGGGAGAACCCCTTCCTTCCGGCGCGTCGTCGGTCTGCCCTCCGACGAGCTGGAACCCACGTGGGAAGCACCCATTCCCCGCGAGGGCACCTGCCCGGCGGCTCGCGACATGCGGGCACTGCTGGAGACCGTCTGCGCCACGGGGGCGCCCGCGCAGACAGCGAATCCCGGCACCCGGCGCCCCCTGCTGGGACTGCCCCTGGAGATCGAGGGGACCCGGGTGGGCGCACTGGGGCTCGCCGGCCGTCCCGACGGATACGACGCCGGGTTCATCGAGTTCCTCCAGCCCGTCGTGCTCGCGTGCGGCAGCTTCCTGTGGGGGTGGCGCAACGAGCAACGGCGCCTCCAGGCCGAGCAGGAGATGCGCCAGCAGCAGCACCAGAGCGCGGAGCGCCTGCGCCTGGTGATGGACAACATCCAGGATGGCGCCTGGGACGTGGATCTGCGCACCGGAGAGATCTTCGCCAACCCGCGCTGGCTCGGCATGTTGGGCTACGGCGAGGGGGAGTTGCAGGGTGGCCTTCAGGCCTGGCTGGAGCTGCGCCACCCCGAGGACGTGGCCCACAGCGATCAAGTGTCGTTCGATCACATGGAGGGCCGCATCCCCCTGATCGAGCTGGAACAGCGCGTGCGCCACCGGGATGGACGGTGGCTGTGGATACTGACACGCGCCAAGGTGGTGGCACGCGATGCCCAGGGGCGCCCGCTGCGCGTGGTGGGCACCAACGTGGACATCACCCTCCACAAGCTCAGCAAGCAACGCCTGCAGAACCTGGTGGACGTCCTGCCCGACCTGGTCTTCCGCATCGGCGCGGATGGCACCTACCTGGATCACTACGACAAGAACCAGGTGGAGCTCGCCCTCCCGAGGCAGGACATCATCGGCTCCAACCTCCGCCAGCTGCCGATGCCCCCCAAGATGATCGACAATCTGGTCCAGCACGTGGAGAAGGCCATCCGCGATGGGACGGTGGAAGTCGTCGAATACATGATGGTGATGACGCAGGGCCCCCAGTACTACGAGCTGCGCAGCATGAGGACCTCGCCCGACGAGGTCATCGCCATCGTGCGCAACATCACCGAGCGCAAGCTCACGGAGTTCCGCCTCCTCCAGCAGGAGGAAGAGCTGCGGCGCCACCGCGACAGCCTGGAGGAGCTGGTCCGCATCCGCAGCGAGAAGCTGCTGCGCGCCACGCTGGACCTCGAGGAGCAGCAGGCCCAGCTCGTCCAGAGCGAGAAGATGGCGTCGCTCGGACAGATGGCCGCGGGCGTCGCGCATGAGATCAACAACCCGGTCAGCTACGTGATGAGCAACCTGGGGACGCTCGACCAGTACGTCTCCGCGCTCATGCCCTTGATGGAGATGCTGCGCGAGTTGACGAGCGAGGGGTCCGGCGAGCCCTCCCCGGAGCTCCTTGAGCGCATGCGGGAACTCTGGCGGCAGGAGGACGTGGACTACCTGCTCGGAGACACGCCCCAGCTCATCGAGGAATCGCTCGGGGGCACCCGCCGCATCAAGGAGATCGTCCAGAGCCTGCGCTCGTTCGCGCGTGAGGACACCGGCGAGCCTCAGCTCGTGGACGTGAACGAGGAGCTGGCCTCCACGCTGAAAATCGTGTGGAACGAACTCAAGTACAAGTGCGAGGTGAAGCGCGACTTCGGTCCGCTGCCGCTCGTGAGCTGTCACCCCACGCAGATCGCCCAGGTGTTCACCAACCTGCTCGTCAACGCGGCCCAGGCCATCGAGACGCGGGGGGAGATCCGCATCCGCACGCGGCAGGAGGGGGGCGAGGTGGTGGTGGAGATCGCCGACACGGGCAAGGGGATGACGCAGGAGACGCTCACCAAGCTGTTCACGCCCTTCTTCACCACCAAGCCCCGGGGACAGGGCACGGGCCTGGGGCTGTCCGTCAGCTACGGCATCATCACGCGCCATCAGGGCCGCATCGACGTGCAGAGCGAGCCCGGCAAGGGCAGCACCTTCACCATCCGCCTGCCCGCCACGGCCCACGAGGCGCGCGACGCGCAGTGA
- a CDS encoding MarR family winged helix-turn-helix transcriptional regulator, whose product MTRSALPIDHAEHALLLMSRLHRWAATSVQANQLGGELSLRQLTVLYAIRQGVSSPGILARRLLVTPAVITGLLDRLERQGYVRREAEPDDRRRLRMVPTEAGLAVSLRVRQALTRELAAQFASASPAELKELGRALNLVERALGALEQRTPSPPDGGPEDEEVRSTQRKRVPPTSGGQKKRHNPRRTP is encoded by the coding sequence ATGACACGGAGCGCTCTCCCCATCGATCACGCCGAGCACGCACTGTTGCTGATGTCCCGCCTCCACCGCTGGGCCGCCACGAGCGTGCAGGCGAACCAGCTGGGCGGCGAGTTGAGTCTGCGCCAGCTCACCGTGCTCTACGCCATCCGGCAGGGAGTCTCCTCTCCCGGGATCCTGGCGCGGCGGCTGCTGGTCACGCCGGCCGTCATCACGGGACTGCTCGACCGCCTGGAGCGGCAGGGCTACGTGCGACGCGAGGCCGAGCCCGACGACCGGCGGCGGCTGCGCATGGTGCCGACGGAGGCTGGATTGGCGGTGAGCCTGCGGGTCCGGCAGGCACTGACCCGTGAGCTGGCCGCCCAGTTCGCGAGCGCCTCCCCGGCGGAGTTGAAGGAACTGGGCCGCGCGCTGAACCTCGTGGAGCGTGCGCTCGGCGCGCTGGAGCAACGCACCCCCTCGCCCCCCGACGGAGGTCCGGAGGACGAGGAGGTGCGCTCCACCCAGCGCAAACGCGTGCCGCCGACGAGCGGCGGGCAGAAGAAGCGACACAACCCGCGGAGGACACCATGA
- a CDS encoding Coq4 family protein, which translates to MSASQTLSLPDNASLFTRLRVASQCLEVLKNDPTNPTCGQTFNMSLNVNVYTSLVQRFQRTEEGRRMLSHRPSLEGKELDLAALERLPEGTLGHEFARYYHDNKISPFETTLELKNDIHFLSKRYRETHDLLHVLTGYATDVVGEMELQAYVLGNLGIRTSALVLMNSTMKLLKDPQSGVGRSEYLRRLWTAFRRGRASPLFLDFWFENHWETPVATLRARLCAPANG; encoded by the coding sequence ATGAGCGCTTCCCAGACCCTGTCCCTGCCCGACAACGCCTCCCTGTTCACCCGCCTGCGCGTGGCGAGCCAGTGCCTGGAGGTGCTCAAGAACGACCCAACGAATCCCACCTGCGGCCAGACGTTCAACATGAGCCTGAACGTCAACGTCTACACCTCGCTCGTCCAGCGGTTCCAGCGCACCGAGGAGGGACGCCGCATGCTGTCCCATCGCCCGTCCTTGGAGGGCAAGGAACTGGATCTGGCCGCGCTCGAGCGACTGCCGGAGGGCACGCTCGGCCATGAATTCGCGCGCTACTACCACGACAACAAGATCTCGCCCTTCGAGACGACGCTCGAGCTCAAGAACGACATCCACTTCCTCTCCAAGCGCTACCGCGAGACACATGATCTGTTGCATGTGCTGACGGGCTACGCCACGGACGTGGTGGGCGAGATGGAGCTGCAGGCGTACGTCCTGGGCAACCTGGGGATCCGGACCTCGGCGCTCGTCCTGATGAACAGCACGATGAAACTGCTCAAGGATCCGCAGTCTGGCGTCGGACGGTCCGAGTACCTGCGGCGGCTGTGGACCGCGTTCCGTCGTGGCCGCGCGTCCCCGCTGTTCCTCGACTTCTGGTTCGAGAACCACTGGGAGACCCCCGTGGCCACTCTGCGCGCGCGGCTGTGCGCCCCCGCGAACGGGTAG
- a CDS encoding serine/threonine-protein kinase — protein MSSPQVNASASASAARRTTVLPRVEWAGEQPNVIPFERERFEEVRALGQGGMGEVVLLKDHDIERLVALKRLPESPGLDQVLRFVEEIRTVGQLDHPNIVPVHDVGVDASGRYYFLMKHLQGETLESIIEKLQRGDAAAHARFTHPVRIQIFLGVLNALAYAHRKGFIHRDLKPANIMVGPYGEVTVMDWGLARRIHAPSAEAEAPTSPAPVSLRDAASLRTQMGSVVGTPLYMSPEQARGEHATLDERSDLYSVTVLFHEFLFLRHYLAGRESLAEVLEGVQREKPRVFLHVNNPHQAPVPSEYAWLLNKGFSKDPAERYQSAEDMMKELRGLMDGRIHVRCSRTFVKRGLHETLRRVESHPGLVMAVGGLAVCLVLAALLHVVYSLLT, from the coding sequence GTGTCATCGCCGCAGGTGAACGCGTCCGCGTCCGCGTCCGCCGCGCGCCGCACCACGGTGCTTCCTCGGGTGGAGTGGGCGGGGGAACAACCCAACGTCATTCCCTTCGAGCGCGAGCGATTCGAGGAGGTCCGGGCCCTGGGCCAGGGTGGCATGGGCGAGGTGGTGCTGCTCAAGGACCACGACATCGAGCGGCTGGTCGCGCTCAAGCGGCTACCGGAGTCGCCCGGCCTCGATCAGGTGCTGCGCTTCGTGGAGGAGATCCGCACCGTCGGACAACTCGACCATCCGAACATCGTCCCGGTCCATGATGTCGGCGTCGACGCGTCGGGCCGCTACTACTTCCTGATGAAGCACCTGCAAGGAGAGACGCTCGAGTCCATCATCGAGAAGCTCCAGCGGGGAGACGCCGCCGCGCACGCGCGCTTCACCCACCCCGTGCGGATCCAGATCTTCCTCGGGGTGCTCAACGCGCTGGCGTACGCGCACCGCAAGGGCTTCATCCACCGCGACCTCAAGCCCGCCAACATCATGGTGGGGCCCTATGGAGAGGTCACCGTGATGGACTGGGGCCTGGCCCGGCGCATCCACGCGCCGTCCGCGGAAGCAGAAGCCCCCACGTCCCCGGCCCCGGTGAGCCTGCGTGACGCGGCTTCCCTGCGCACCCAGATGGGCTCCGTCGTGGGCACGCCCCTCTACATGTCCCCCGAGCAGGCCCGGGGAGAGCACGCCACGCTCGATGAGCGCAGTGACCTCTACAGCGTGACCGTGCTGTTCCACGAGTTCCTGTTCTTGCGGCACTACCTGGCGGGGCGCGAATCCCTGGCCGAGGTGCTCGAGGGCGTGCAGCGGGAGAAGCCCCGGGTGTTCCTGCATGTGAACAACCCGCATCAGGCCCCCGTCCCCTCGGAATACGCCTGGCTCCTGAACAAGGGCTTCTCCAAGGATCCCGCCGAGCGCTATCAGTCCGCCGAGGACATGATGAAGGAGCTGCGCGGCCTCATGGACGGGCGCATCCACGTGCGCTGCTCGCGGACGTTCGTCAAACGCGGACTGCATGAAACCCTGCGCAGGGTGGAATCGCATCCGGGACTCGTGATGGCCGTGGGAGGCCTCGCCGTGTGCCTCGTGCTCGCCGCCCTGCTCCACGTCGTCTACTCCCTGCTCACCTGA
- a CDS encoding cytochrome P450 family protein has protein sequence MTAKTPERNQDGTCPASALREAPTWDSAVLDRENSEFIAKAHAIYDELRAVGPVVRCPFGRGISERANPEASQAREPGKGTGGDRLFVTRYDEAVSVLLDERYSSDLRSVMTPEQRARLEANMPEEIRPLAHSILLLDPPDHTRLRKLVQPNFTARAMELLRPRIQRLVNDLLDTAERKAVERGEAVSERRMDLIEALAYPMPVTVISDLLGIPVEDRERVHGWAETLLRAEGQDAMRDERIRTSMRAFGQYLDGLFERKRREPTEDMISQMLHVQEDGDTLSHQEMVSMVFILFFAGHVTTVNLIGNGVVALLSHPEQHARFLADPAGLAKGLVEETLRYCGPVDYISTPRIAREEMELGGTHIPKGENLSLGLASANRDPARFAHPDVFDITRPDAHRNIAFGKGIHVCIGAPLARLEGQLAFETLFQRFPKLRLAVPAEEMRWGSVASLRGFNRIPVLF, from the coding sequence ATGACTGCGAAAACCCCCGAGCGGAACCAGGACGGTACCTGCCCCGCGAGTGCCCTCCGGGAGGCGCCCACCTGGGACTCCGCGGTCCTGGACAGGGAGAACTCCGAGTTCATCGCAAAGGCCCACGCCATCTATGACGAGCTGCGGGCCGTGGGACCCGTGGTGCGCTGCCCCTTTGGCCGTGGCATCTCGGAAAGGGCCAATCCGGAGGCGTCCCAGGCTCGCGAGCCCGGCAAGGGGACCGGAGGCGACCGGCTCTTCGTGACCCGGTACGACGAGGCGGTGTCCGTGCTCCTCGATGAGCGCTACTCCTCCGACCTCCGCTCGGTGATGACACCGGAGCAGCGGGCGCGGCTGGAGGCGAACATGCCCGAGGAGATCCGGCCCCTCGCGCACAGCATCCTGCTGCTCGATCCGCCGGATCACACGCGGCTGCGCAAGCTGGTGCAGCCCAACTTCACCGCTCGCGCCATGGAGCTGCTCCGGCCGCGCATCCAGCGGCTCGTCAACGACCTGCTCGACACCGCCGAGCGTAAAGCGGTCGAGCGCGGCGAGGCCGTGTCGGAGCGCCGGATGGACCTGATCGAGGCCTTGGCCTACCCAATGCCCGTCACGGTCATCAGCGACCTGCTCGGCATCCCGGTGGAGGACAGAGAGCGGGTTCATGGCTGGGCGGAGACCCTCCTGCGCGCCGAGGGCCAGGACGCCATGCGGGATGAGCGGATTCGGACCAGCATGCGGGCGTTCGGCCAGTACCTGGACGGGCTATTCGAGCGGAAGCGGCGCGAGCCGACCGAGGACATGATCAGCCAGATGCTCCATGTCCAGGAGGACGGGGACACCCTCAGCCACCAGGAGATGGTGTCGATGGTATTCATCCTGTTCTTCGCCGGGCATGTGACGACCGTGAACCTGATAGGCAACGGCGTCGTCGCGCTCCTGAGCCACCCCGAGCAGCACGCCCGCTTCCTGGCGGACCCCGCCGGCCTGGCCAAGGGGCTCGTCGAGGAGACGCTGCGCTACTGCGGACCGGTCGACTACATCAGCACGCCGCGCATCGCCCGGGAGGAGATGGAGCTGGGAGGAACGCACATTCCCAAGGGGGAGAACCTGTCGTTGGGGCTCGCCTCGGCCAACCGGGATCCGGCGCGGTTCGCCCATCCGGACGTGTTCGACATCACGCGGCCCGACGCGCACCGGAACATCGCCTTCGGCAAGGGAATCCACGTCTGCATCGGGGCGCCGCTGGCCCGGCTCGAGGGGCAGCTCGCCTTCGAGACCCTGTTCCAGCGCTTCCCGAAGCTGCGGCTGGCGGTCCCCGCCGAGGAGATGCGGTGGGGCAGCGTCGCCAGCCTGCGTGGGTTCAACCGGATTCCGGTCCTGTTCTAG
- the tnpC gene encoding IS66 family transposase, with protein MVPLGQVKDLETAKQMAALLEAENARLHQRLEALVQENARLKGEDAQARLQLELTQLQEQLARMQQRLFGASSEKRPSAQQVAPAARERPQRGHGPRAQPELPVQEVLLPLDEADKVCGLCGGALAEWRGQTEDSEEVSVVERHFVLKRYRRQKYRCPEGCAPVTAPTAPRLIPGGRYAVDFAVHVALQKYAFHLPLARQERMYRREGLVVDTQTLLHLLNALARHLQPSYEALLTVVFASPLIHADETHWHLLDKGPGKKWYAWTVASPRAVHHRILPSRSGATARQVLGNYQGVAMVDGYAAYQTATKPGADGPASCSLVFCWAHVRRKFVEAEQVAPACAQVLSLIGQLYAIEAGLPDPHALEGAQQTAALAYRLLVRREQSVPLVAAIREWALAQRALPGSGLRKALEYMLALWSGLTVFLSNPWVPLDNNLVERQLRDLVLGRKNHYGSKSLRGTEVAALFYSLIETARLGGEDPGRYLLRAALVAIENPGTVTLPSSSD; from the coding sequence ATGGTTCCCCTCGGGCAGGTGAAGGACCTGGAGACGGCGAAGCAGATGGCGGCGCTGCTCGAGGCGGAGAACGCGCGACTGCACCAGCGTCTGGAGGCGCTGGTGCAAGAGAATGCGCGGCTCAAGGGGGAGGATGCCCAGGCGCGGCTGCAACTGGAGCTCACCCAGCTCCAGGAGCAGCTGGCGCGCATGCAGCAGCGCCTCTTCGGAGCCTCCAGCGAGAAGCGCCCGAGTGCGCAGCAAGTGGCGCCCGCCGCGCGCGAGCGGCCCCAGCGGGGACATGGGCCGCGAGCCCAGCCGGAGCTGCCCGTGCAAGAGGTGCTGCTGCCGCTGGACGAAGCGGACAAGGTGTGCGGCCTGTGCGGCGGCGCCCTCGCGGAGTGGCGGGGGCAGACGGAGGACAGCGAGGAGGTGAGCGTGGTGGAGCGCCACTTCGTCCTCAAGCGCTACCGCAGACAGAAGTACCGCTGCCCGGAGGGGTGCGCACCCGTCACCGCACCCACCGCGCCGCGCCTCATTCCGGGCGGCCGCTACGCGGTGGATTTCGCCGTGCACGTGGCCTTGCAGAAGTATGCCTTTCACCTGCCGCTGGCGCGCCAGGAGCGCATGTACCGGCGCGAGGGCCTGGTGGTGGACACCCAGACGCTACTGCACCTGCTCAACGCCCTGGCCCGCCACCTCCAGCCCAGCTACGAGGCACTGCTCACCGTCGTCTTCGCTTCCCCCCTCATCCACGCGGATGAGACGCACTGGCACCTGCTGGACAAGGGCCCGGGGAAGAAGTGGTACGCATGGACGGTGGCCAGTCCCCGTGCGGTGCACCACCGCATTCTCCCCAGCCGCTCCGGGGCCACGGCCCGGCAGGTGCTGGGCAACTACCAGGGCGTCGCCATGGTGGACGGCTACGCCGCCTACCAGACGGCGACGAAACCGGGGGCCGACGGGCCGGCCTCCTGTAGCCTGGTGTTTTGTTGGGCCCACGTGCGGCGCAAATTCGTGGAGGCCGAGCAGGTGGCCCCCGCGTGCGCCCAGGTGCTGTCTCTCATTGGCCAGTTGTATGCCATTGAGGCCGGCCTGCCCGACCCGCATGCGCTGGAGGGAGCACAACAGACCGCGGCGCTCGCGTACCGTCTGCTGGTGCGGCGGGAGCAGTCCGTCCCGCTGGTGGCGGCCATTCGAGAGTGGGCACTGGCTCAGCGCGCGCTGCCGGGCAGCGGCCTGCGCAAGGCGCTCGAGTACATGCTGGCGCTGTGGAGCGGGCTCACCGTCTTCCTCTCCAACCCCTGGGTGCCCTTGGACAACAACCTGGTGGAGCGCCAGCTGCGCGACCTGGTGCTGGGCCGCAAGAATCACTACGGCTCCAAGTCGCTGCGCGGTACCGAGGTGGCGGCCCTCTTCTACTCGCTGATTGAGACGGCCCGCCTCGGCGGTGAGGACCCGGGGCGCTACCTGCTGCGCGCCGCGCTCGTCGCCATTGAGAACCCCGGCACCGTCACGCTCCCCTCCAGCTCCGACTGA
- a CDS encoding IS5 family transposase (programmed frameshift) gives MNTPSRLVLRPGRARPVQTGHGELLRDDRACFRGIVFVLKTGLAWRDLPGEVFGCSGVTCWRRLREWAKAGVFEELHHRLLNELGRQGKLDWSRAAFDSSSVRAQKRGPRTGPNPTDRGRAGSTHHVVVDRRGLPLAALLSAANVHDKREALPLLDAVPPVQGPRGRPRRRPEKGHGDKGYDYADVRQGMSKRHVIPRIARKEVESKEHLGRYRWVAERTFALLHQKKRLRVREERGDEMHLALLQLGCCLLLYQELERQT, from the exons CTGAACACGCCTTCGCGCCTCGTCTTGAGACCCGGGCGTGCTCGCCCTGTCCAGACGGGGCACGGCGAGCTGTTACGCGACGACCGTGCTTGCTTCAGGGGCATCGTCTTCGTGCTCAAGACGGGGCTGGCTTGGCGCGACCTGCCTGGTGAAGTCTTCGGCTGCAGTGGGGTGACGTGTTGGAGAAGACTGCGAGAGTGGGCAAAAGCAGGAGTGTTCGAGGAATTACACCACCGGTTGCTCAACGAACTGGGCCGCCAGGGGAAACTCGACTGGAGCCGCGCAGCGTTCGACTCAAGCAGCGTGCGAGCCCAAAAAAGGGGGC CACGCACAGGTCCGAATCCGACGGACAGAGGGAGAGCAGGGAGCACGCATCATGTAGTTGTGGACCGGCGAGGACTGCCGCTGGCGGCCTTGCTGTCGGCAGCCAACGTGCACGACAAGCGTGAGGCACTCCCACTGTTGGATGCCGTCCCCCCCGTTCAAGGTCCTCGCGGACGACCCAGGAGGCGTCCCGAGAAGGGACATGGCGACAAAGGGTATGACTACGCCGATGTGCGCCAGGGCATGAGCAAGCGCCATGTCATCCCCCGCATCGCCCGCAAAGAAGTCGAGTCCAAAGAACATCTGGGACGATATCGATGGGTGGCTGAGAGGACTTTTGCTTTGCTGCATCAGAAAAAACGCCTGCGCGTGCGAGAGGAACGCGGTGACGAGATGCACCTGGCCCTGCTTCAACTCGGCTGCTGCTTGCTGCTCTATCAGGAATTAGAGCGGCAGACCTGA
- a CDS encoding serine/threonine-protein kinase has translation MHSTDDEAGGVTYLRAEGPAQRAPSDEGHPELDVTLRPVTPLVSPKGTLIQGAVTPPSVSASRGLVPGQVVADRYRVEKWLGAGGTSTVYQALDLSKHRRVALKVLAVPHADDALVTRFRQEVQHARALEHVNILHVFDVGWDGERHYLTVELLEGKDLRQIMQERRPTLANALRWLTHAAVALEHAHGHGVLHRDVKPGNLFITHTGVLKLMDFGLAKSTHVMGMTAQGATLGTPEYMAPEQVMGTPPVSPATDLYALGVVAYELFTGQLPFRHAQPVPLMFLHVQEAPIPPRTLCPDLPEPFESIVLKLMQKRPEDRYPNATELRTALAKLWPLVIKRPA, from the coding sequence GTGCACTCAACGGATGACGAAGCCGGAGGCGTGACCTACTTGCGCGCGGAAGGGCCCGCCCAGCGGGCTCCGTCCGACGAGGGGCACCCCGAGCTGGATGTGACCCTCCGGCCGGTGACGCCGCTGGTGTCCCCGAAAGGCACGCTGATCCAGGGCGCGGTGACGCCCCCGTCCGTGTCCGCGAGCCGGGGACTCGTGCCGGGACAGGTGGTGGCGGACCGCTACCGGGTGGAGAAGTGGCTGGGCGCGGGAGGCACCTCCACCGTGTACCAGGCCCTGGATCTGTCGAAGCACCGGCGCGTGGCGCTCAAGGTCCTGGCGGTGCCGCACGCGGACGATGCCCTGGTGACGCGCTTCCGCCAGGAGGTGCAACACGCGCGAGCGCTGGAGCACGTCAACATCCTGCACGTCTTCGACGTGGGGTGGGATGGCGAGCGGCACTACCTGACCGTGGAGTTGCTGGAAGGCAAGGATCTGCGGCAGATCATGCAGGAGCGGCGCCCCACGCTCGCCAATGCCCTGCGCTGGCTGACCCACGCCGCCGTGGCGCTGGAGCACGCGCACGGGCACGGGGTACTGCATCGGGACGTGAAGCCCGGCAACCTCTTCATCACCCACACCGGGGTGTTGAAGCTGATGGACTTCGGCCTCGCCAAGAGCACGCATGTCATGGGCATGACCGCCCAGGGCGCGACGCTGGGCACGCCGGAGTACATGGCACCCGAGCAGGTGATGGGCACGCCCCCCGTGTCCCCCGCCACGGACCTGTACGCCCTGGGTGTGGTGGCGTACGAGCTGTTCACCGGGCAACTCCCCTTCCGTCACGCCCAGCCCGTGCCGTTGATGTTCCTGCACGTGCAGGAGGCGCCCATTCCTCCGCGAACCCTGTGTCCGGACCTGCCAGAGCCCTTCGAAAGCATCGTGCTCAAACTGATGCAGAAGCGGCCCGAGGACCGCTATCCGAACGCGACCGAGCTGCGCACCGCGCTCGCGAAACTGTGGCCGCTGGTGATCAAACGCCCAGCGTGA
- a CDS encoding PadR family transcriptional regulator, producing MSKSEVELLQGTLDVLILKALSLGPRHGAALVRWLEQVTDGQLVVEEGSLYPALHRMQEKAWISSEWGYSETHRRSRFYSLTDEGRRQLLEQMDAWVRTVRMVTRVFSAQAPGNPPR from the coding sequence ATGTCGAAGTCGGAGGTGGAACTGCTTCAGGGGACCCTGGACGTCCTCATCCTCAAGGCCTTGAGCCTGGGCCCGCGGCATGGCGCGGCCCTGGTGCGTTGGCTCGAGCAGGTGACGGATGGGCAGTTGGTGGTGGAGGAGGGATCGCTCTACCCGGCGTTGCACCGCATGCAGGAGAAGGCATGGATCTCCTCCGAGTGGGGCTACTCGGAGACCCACCGCCGCTCCCGCTTCTATTCGCTCACCGACGAGGGGCGACGGCAGCTCCTCGAACAGATGGATGCGTGGGTGCGCACCGTGCGGATGGTCACGCGCGTGTTCTCGGCCCAGGCGCCCGGAAATCCTCCCCGGTAG
- a CDS encoding class I SAM-dependent methyltransferase, producing MSAAGTLLFLLLVVLLLGAMLSIVFHTLHTGISPMPSSAKVRHLLLSLVPPDLEGPILELGAGWGTLAFALADHCPRAQVLAFELSPLPYAFCRLRQRLAPRPNLRFVREDFFRASFSGASAVVCYLFPGAMSRLAPKLADELAPGTRILSHTFALRGWTPSRTLVAGDLYRTPVYLYEAPGRI from the coding sequence GTGAGCGCGGCGGGCACCCTCCTCTTCCTGCTCCTGGTCGTCCTCCTGCTGGGGGCGATGCTCTCCATCGTCTTTCATACGTTGCACACCGGCATCTCCCCCATGCCCAGCTCGGCGAAGGTGCGCCACCTGCTGCTGTCGCTCGTGCCTCCGGACCTGGAGGGCCCGATCCTCGAACTGGGCGCGGGCTGGGGGACGTTGGCCTTCGCCCTGGCGGACCACTGCCCCCGAGCCCAGGTGCTGGCCTTCGAGCTGTCCCCCCTCCCCTACGCTTTCTGCCGGCTGCGCCAACGCCTCGCGCCCCGGCCCAACCTGCGCTTCGTGCGCGAGGACTTCTTCCGCGCGTCCTTCTCGGGCGCGTCGGCCGTCGTCTGCTACCTGTTTCCCGGAGCCATGAGCCGGCTGGCACCCAAGCTGGCGGACGAACTCGCCCCCGGCACGCGCATCCTCAGTCACACCTTCGCGCTGCGCGGATGGACACCCTCGCGGACGCTCGTGGCCGGGGACCTGTATCGCACCCCGGTGTACCTCTACGAGGCGCCGGGCCGGATTTAA